From a single Glycine soja cultivar W05 chromosome 19, ASM419377v2, whole genome shotgun sequence genomic region:
- the LOC114398435 gene encoding probable protein disulfide-isomerase A6, whose translation MWSSKTTMMLGIAAIALMMFLSSASADDVVALTEETFENEVGKDRAALVEFYAPWCGHCKRLAPEYEQLGASFKKTKSVLIAKVDCDEHKSVCGKYGVSGYPTIQWFPKGSLEPKKYEGARTAEALAAFVNIEAGTNVKIASVASSVVVLSPNNFDEVVFDETKDVLVEFYAPWCGHCKALAPIYEKVAAAFNLDKDVVIANVDADKYKDLAEKYGVSGYPTLKFFPKSNKAGENYDGGRDLDDFVAFINEKCGTYRDGKGQLTSKAGIIASLDDLVKEFVSADSNEKKAVYSRLEEEVKKLKGSSARHGDLYLKLAKKGMEKGADYAKNEIQRLERMLEKSVSPAKADEFTLKKNILSIFA comes from the exons ATGTGGAGCTCCAAAACGACGATGATGCTGGGCATTGCAGCCATTGCTCTGATGATGTTTCTCTCATCGGCTTCAGCCGACGACGTCGTTGCACTCACAGAGGAAACCTTCGAAAACGAGGTTGGCAAGGATCGCGCCGCTCTCGTTGAGTTTTACGCTCCCTG GTGTGGACACTGTAAAAGGCTTGCCCCGGAGTACGAACAGCTCGGAGCGAGTTTTAAGAAAACGAAGTCCGTTTTGATTGCCAAG GTGGACTGTGATGAACATAAAAGCGTTTGCGGTAAATATGGGGTATCTGGTTACCCTACCATTCAATGGTTTCCTAAGGGATCTCTAGAACCTAAAAA GTATGAAGGTGCACGTACTGCAGAAGCCCTTGCTGCGTTTGTGAACATTGAAGCAG GTACAAATGTGAAGATAGCTTCTGTTGCATCCAGTGTGGTAGTTCTCTCTCCAAATAACTTTGATGAGGTTGTCTTCGATGAAACAAAAGATGTTCTGGTGGAATTCTATGCACCATG GTGTGGTCATTGCAAGGCCCTTGCCCCT ATTTATGAAAAAGTTGCTGCAGCATTTAACCTGGATAAAGATGTAGTTATAGCCAATGTTGATGCCGACAAGTATAAAGATTTGGCTGAGAA ATATGGTGTTAGTGGCTATCCTACACTGAAGTTTTTCCCAAAGAGCAACAAAGCTGGTGAAAATTATGACGGTGGCCGTGATTTGGATGATTTTGTAGCATTCATCAATGAGAAATGTGGTACCTACCGTGATGGGAAGGGGCAGCTTACTTCTAAA GCTGGTATAATAGCATCTCTGGATGACTTGGTGAAGGAGTTTGTGAGTGCCGACAGTAATGAGAAGAAGGCAGTATATTCCCGGCTTGAGGAGGAAGTTAAGAAGCTTAAAGGTTCTTCTGCCAG ACATGGCGACCTTTACTTAAAACTTGCTAAGAAGGGTATGGAAAAGGGTGCAGACTATGCAAAGAATGAAATTCAACGTCTTGAGCGCATGCTTGAGAAG TCAGTCAGCCCAGCAAAAGCAGATGAATTCACTCTCAAGAAGAACATCTTATCTATCTTTGCTTGA